From the Cupriavidus necator N-1 genome, one window contains:
- the galU gene encoding UTP--glucose-1-phosphate uridylyltransferase GalU translates to MGTRFLPATKASPKEMLPVVDKPLIQYAVEEAMAAGITEMIFVTGRSKRAIEDHFDKAYELEVELEAKNKQALLDAVRSIKPANVECFYVRQPEALGLGHAVLCAAKLVGDAPFAIMLADDLIDGNPPVMKQMVDIYNHYNCSVLGVEEIAPEQSRSYGVVDGREWDEGVIKMSGIVEKPAPEDAPSNLGVVGRYILTPRIFDHLRQLKPGAGGEFQLTDAIQSLLGQEQVLAYRYQGRRYDCGNKLGYLKATVEYALKHPEVGPDFRRYLGQGDHHQADSVVA, encoded by the coding sequence CTGGGCACCCGCTTCCTCCCCGCCACCAAGGCGAGCCCCAAGGAAATGCTGCCTGTCGTCGACAAGCCACTGATCCAGTACGCCGTGGAAGAAGCCATGGCCGCCGGCATTACCGAGATGATCTTTGTCACGGGCCGCTCCAAGCGCGCCATCGAGGACCATTTCGACAAGGCCTACGAACTGGAAGTGGAGCTCGAGGCCAAGAACAAGCAGGCGCTGCTGGACGCGGTCCGTTCTATCAAGCCGGCCAACGTCGAGTGCTTCTATGTGCGCCAGCCCGAAGCACTGGGCCTGGGCCACGCCGTGCTGTGCGCAGCCAAACTTGTCGGCGACGCGCCTTTTGCCATCATGCTGGCCGATGACCTGATCGACGGCAATCCGCCGGTGATGAAGCAGATGGTCGACATCTACAACCACTACAACTGCTCGGTGCTGGGCGTGGAAGAGATCGCGCCGGAGCAGAGCCGCTCCTATGGCGTAGTCGACGGACGCGAATGGGACGAGGGCGTCATCAAGATGTCCGGCATCGTGGAAAAGCCCGCGCCGGAAGATGCTCCCTCCAACCTGGGCGTGGTCGGCCGCTATATCCTGACGCCGCGCATCTTCGACCACCTGCGGCAGCTCAAGCCGGGCGCCGGAGGCGAGTTCCAGCTCACCGACGCCATCCAGTCACTGCTCGGCCAGGAGCAGGTGCTGGCCTACCGTTACCAGGGCAGGCGCTACGACTGCGGCAACAAGCTTGGCTACTTGAAGGCCACTGTCGAGTACGCGCTGAAGCACCCGGAAGTCGGCCCCGACTTCCGCCGCTACCTGGGGCAGGGTGACCATCATCAGGCTGACAGCGTGGTTGCCTGA
- a CDS encoding phosphatase PAP2 family protein encodes MWNAISDVGDAALTLPVAISCAVWLGISAPRLAIRWILLLSAGMALTGITKVLYAGCGFEISSIGFRMISGHTTLSTAVWTVAIALLSRGMGGNAGIGAIAGLLVGLLTAVARVFDHAHTVPEVIAGWLLGAAIGALFVRALTRSEFRPFRPVGAAAALILVTTAAYGNHAPFQTMIEAHSRGLCARAFSAVSAAR; translated from the coding sequence ATGTGGAACGCAATCAGCGATGTCGGCGATGCCGCATTGACGCTACCAGTCGCCATTTCATGCGCAGTCTGGCTGGGAATATCAGCTCCCCGCCTGGCCATCCGCTGGATACTGCTTCTGTCGGCCGGCATGGCACTCACCGGCATCACTAAAGTCCTATACGCCGGATGCGGGTTCGAGATTTCCTCGATCGGATTTCGCATGATCAGCGGGCATACGACCTTGTCGACAGCTGTCTGGACCGTCGCCATCGCACTCCTTTCCCGGGGCATGGGAGGCAACGCGGGCATCGGCGCCATCGCCGGCTTGCTTGTCGGCCTGCTGACTGCTGTCGCCAGGGTCTTCGATCACGCGCACACGGTTCCCGAAGTCATCGCGGGCTGGCTTTTGGGCGCTGCAATCGGCGCGCTCTTTGTTCGCGCTCTCACGCGTTCCGAATTCAGACCGTTTCGACCGGTTGGCGCCGCTGCTGCGCTCATCCTCGTCACCACCGCGGCGTATGGAAACCACGCGCCCTTCCAGACCATGATCGAGGCACATTCACGAGGTCTGTGCGCACGTGCATTCTCCGCAGTTTCGGCCGCACGCTAA